From one Streptomyces sp. SCSIO 30461 genomic stretch:
- a CDS encoding NUDIX domain-containing protein: MSGAHDPTGYDPHAFPPFAVTVDLAVFTVRDGRLQVLLIERGQDPYKGAWALPGGFILPRESAGQAARRELAEETGLSETTVAALHLEQLRTYSEPDRDPRMRVVSVAYAALVPDLPEPHGGGDAAHAQWIPWGGHSPLAFDHDRILADAHHRIGAKLEYSCLATAFCPAEFTLGELRQVYETVWGVDLDRPNFRRKVLATPGFVEAVAGGARLTGGRGKPAALYRAGPAKALHPPLLRPEGARDDRE, from the coding sequence ATGTCCGGAGCCCACGATCCGACTGGCTACGATCCGCACGCCTTCCCGCCCTTCGCCGTCACCGTCGACCTCGCCGTCTTCACAGTCCGGGACGGCAGGCTCCAGGTCCTGCTGATCGAGCGGGGCCAGGACCCGTACAAGGGCGCCTGGGCTCTGCCGGGCGGCTTCATCCTGCCAAGGGAGTCGGCGGGGCAGGCCGCCCGGCGTGAACTCGCCGAGGAGACCGGGCTGTCCGAGACCACCGTCGCGGCACTGCACCTCGAACAACTGCGCACGTACAGCGAACCGGACCGCGACCCCAGGATGCGGGTGGTGTCGGTCGCCTACGCCGCGCTCGTCCCGGACCTACCGGAACCGCACGGCGGCGGCGACGCCGCACACGCCCAGTGGATCCCCTGGGGCGGCCACAGCCCCCTCGCCTTCGACCACGACCGCATCCTCGCCGACGCCCACCACCGCATCGGCGCCAAGCTCGAATACTCCTGCCTCGCCACCGCCTTCTGCCCCGCCGAGTTCACCCTCGGCGAGCTGCGGCAGGTCTACGAGACCGTCTGGGGCGTCGATCTCGACCGGCCCAACTTCCGACGCAAGGTCCTCGCCACCCCGGGCTTCGTCGAGGCGGTGGCAGGCGGGGCACGCCTGACCGGCGGCCGGGGCAAGCCGGCCGCGCTCTACCGCGCGGGGCCGGCGAAAGCCCTGCATCCCCCACTGCTGCGACCGGAAGGAGCACGAGATGACCGCGAATGA
- the pnuC gene encoding nicotinamide riboside transporter PnuC, with translation MSLADLLEPLQRPLFTLLDTPVGWTEVLGFGSGALCVWLVARQHMANWPVGIANNLLFTLLFTQAGLYADAALQVVFITLAAYGWRTWTHGGGPGSGALPVRRTTRTEWAWLLAAGAVATFALTLLLDRATDSAVPFWDALTTALSLMATYGQCRKRLESWWLWIAADVVYVPLYAYKELYLTALLYAGFLALCVSGLRSWSRDQEEADQRRPMEVAAA, from the coding sequence GTGAGCCTGGCAGATCTGCTCGAACCGTTGCAGCGACCGCTGTTCACCTTGCTCGACACGCCGGTCGGTTGGACCGAGGTGCTCGGTTTTGGCAGCGGTGCGCTCTGCGTCTGGCTGGTCGCCCGGCAGCACATGGCCAACTGGCCCGTCGGCATCGCCAACAACCTGCTGTTCACCCTGCTGTTCACCCAGGCCGGCCTGTACGCCGACGCGGCGCTCCAGGTCGTCTTCATCACCCTCGCCGCATACGGCTGGAGGACCTGGACCCACGGGGGTGGACCAGGCTCGGGTGCCCTCCCGGTGCGCCGCACGACGCGTACCGAGTGGGCATGGCTGCTCGCGGCGGGGGCGGTGGCGACCTTCGCCCTCACCCTGCTCCTGGACCGCGCCACCGACTCGGCCGTCCCCTTCTGGGACGCGCTGACCACTGCGCTCTCCCTCATGGCGACTTACGGCCAGTGCCGCAAGCGGCTTGAGTCCTGGTGGCTTTGGATCGCCGCGGACGTGGTCTACGTACCGCTGTACGCGTACAAGGAGCTCTACCTCACCGCGCTGCTCTACGCCGGTTTCCTGGCGCTGTGTGTGAGCGGGCTGCGCTCCTGGTCGCGCGACCAGGAGGAGGCTGACCAGCGGCGCCCGATGGAGGTGGCGGCGGCATGA
- the ald gene encoding alanine dehydrogenase: MKVGIPREVKNNEFRVAITPAGVHELVRNGHQVVIEVNAGLGSSITNEEFVAAGAQILPTADEVWAVADMVLKVKEPIAEEYHRLRKGQILFTYLHLAASKECTDALVESGTTAIAYETVELPNRALPLLAPMSEVAGRLAPQVGAYHLMRPVGGRGVLPGGVPGVTPAKVVVIGGGVSGWNATQIAVGMGFDVTLLDRDINKLREADRIFGTKVKAVMSNSYELEKAVLDADLVIGAVLIPGAKAPKLVTNELVSRMKPGSVLVDIAIDQGGCFEDSRATTHAEPTFMVHSSVFYCVANMPGAVPSTSTNALTNATLPYVVSLANNGWVEALRRDPALAKGLNVHEGQVVYREVAQAHGLESVELGTLLG; encoded by the coding sequence GTGAAGGTCGGCATCCCCCGCGAGGTCAAGAACAACGAGTTCCGGGTGGCCATCACCCCCGCCGGAGTGCACGAGCTCGTCCGCAACGGCCATCAGGTCGTCATCGAGGTGAACGCCGGTCTGGGCTCCTCGATCACGAACGAGGAGTTCGTCGCGGCAGGCGCGCAGATCCTGCCCACCGCCGACGAGGTCTGGGCCGTCGCCGACATGGTGCTGAAAGTCAAGGAGCCCATCGCGGAGGAGTACCACCGCCTCCGCAAGGGCCAGATCCTCTTCACCTACCTGCACCTGGCCGCCTCCAAGGAGTGCACGGACGCACTCGTCGAGTCCGGCACCACCGCGATCGCCTACGAGACGGTCGAGCTGCCCAACCGCGCCCTGCCGCTGCTCGCCCCGATGTCCGAGGTGGCGGGCCGGCTCGCCCCGCAGGTCGGCGCCTACCACCTGATGCGCCCGGTGGGCGGCCGCGGTGTGCTGCCGGGTGGGGTCCCGGGTGTCACTCCCGCCAAGGTCGTGGTCATCGGTGGCGGGGTCTCCGGCTGGAACGCCACGCAGATCGCCGTCGGCATGGGCTTCGACGTGACCCTGCTGGACCGCGACATCAACAAGCTGCGCGAGGCCGACCGGATCTTCGGTACCAAGGTCAAGGCCGTCATGTCCAATTCCTACGAGCTGGAGAAGGCCGTCCTCGACGCCGACCTCGTCATCGGTGCGGTGCTCATCCCCGGCGCCAAGGCGCCGAAGCTGGTCACCAACGAGCTGGTCTCCCGTATGAAGCCGGGAAGTGTCCTTGTCGACATCGCGATCGACCAGGGCGGCTGCTTCGAGGACTCCCGTGCGACCACCCACGCCGAGCCGACCTTCATGGTCCACAGCTCGGTCTTCTACTGCGTCGCCAACATGCCTGGCGCTGTGCCCAGCACATCGACCAACGCGCTCACCAACGCCACACTCCCGTACGTGGTGTCGCTCGCGAACAACGGCTGGGTCGAGGCGCTGCGCCGCGACCCCGCGCTGGCCAAGGGGCTCAACGTCCATGAGGGCCAGGTTGTTTACAGGGAAGTCGCCCAGGCGCACGGCCTCGAGTCGGTGGAGCTCGGCACCCTCCTCGGCTGA
- a CDS encoding adenylyltransferase/cytidyltransferase family protein, with product MKRYAHGLVLGKFYPPHAGHHHLVRTARERCERLTVLVCAASVESVALRDRVAWMREVHPDTEVVGAVDDIPVESTDPATWDAHIAIFRAAVPRRVDAVFTSEPYGTELARRFRAESVCVDPDRTVFPVSGTAVREDPVGCWDFLEPPVRAALARRIVVLGAESTGTTTLARALSARLRERGGPWMTARFAERLSATGRRFLTVSGPPDQRLATALAAVDAVLADGWQLADPLPERR from the coding sequence ATGAAGCGCTACGCACACGGGCTCGTGCTCGGCAAGTTCTACCCGCCGCACGCCGGGCACCACCACCTGGTGCGCACCGCACGCGAGCGCTGCGAGCGGCTCACCGTGCTCGTCTGCGCCGCGTCCGTCGAGTCGGTAGCGCTCCGGGACCGCGTGGCATGGATGCGGGAGGTCCACCCGGACACGGAGGTCGTGGGCGCCGTGGACGACATCCCCGTCGAATCCACCGACCCCGCCACCTGGGACGCCCATATCGCCATCTTCCGCGCCGCCGTACCCCGCCGGGTGGACGCCGTCTTCACCTCGGAGCCGTACGGCACCGAACTCGCCCGCCGCTTCCGCGCCGAGTCCGTCTGCGTGGACCCCGACCGCACCGTCTTCCCGGTGTCCGGTACCGCCGTGCGCGAAGACCCCGTCGGCTGCTGGGACTTCCTGGAGCCGCCCGTACGAGCGGCCCTCGCCCGCCGAATCGTGGTCCTGGGCGCCGAGTCGACCGGCACCACCACCCTGGCCCGGGCGCTCTCCGCGCGACTCAGGGAGCGCGGCGGGCCCTGGATGACCGCACGGTTCGCCGAGCGGCTCAGTGCCACCGGGAGGCGGTTCCTCACCGTGAGCGGGCCCCCTGATCAGCGCCTCGCCACGGCACTCGCGGCCGTCGACGCGGTGCTCGCGGACGGGTGGCAGCTCGCCGATCCCCTCCCGGAAAGGCGGTGA
- a CDS encoding ADP-ribosylglycohydrolase family protein: MTANDRSANDGATMRTAAKQAATGTLVGLALGDALGFPTEFNDVPAILAKCGPWREMELPKPAIVTDDTQMTLALARGIRTAMDRGPLDPLRMTRPVREEFVDWYHSPENNRAPGRTCLVACQKLDSDRPWQDASRIDSKGCGANMRVAPVGLVPRLSEGQRAGAAQLQAALTHGHPTALAASDLTARAVFLLSQGTEPLGLVGRLRSYAYENRSRYHHRWLGDLWTRAHDATPEEFIRRGWDECLAVLERLASALREPNPEVDPCIATGDGWIAEEALATALHCFLLFPDRPLATLRRAACTRGDSDSIACLAGAFAGAHLGAAAWPKEWAERIEYRSELLTLGALWDA, encoded by the coding sequence ATGACCGCGAATGACAGGTCCGCGAACGACGGGGCCACGATGAGGACCGCCGCCAAGCAGGCGGCCACCGGCACCCTGGTCGGACTGGCGCTCGGAGACGCGCTCGGCTTCCCCACCGAGTTCAACGATGTGCCCGCGATCCTCGCCAAGTGCGGGCCCTGGCGGGAGATGGAACTGCCGAAGCCCGCGATCGTCACCGACGACACGCAGATGACGCTGGCCCTGGCCCGGGGGATACGCACCGCGATGGACCGGGGACCACTCGACCCACTGCGGATGACACGGCCGGTGCGCGAGGAGTTCGTGGACTGGTACCACTCACCGGAGAACAACCGCGCCCCCGGCCGCACCTGCCTGGTCGCCTGCCAGAAGCTCGACAGCGACCGGCCGTGGCAGGACGCCAGCCGGATCGATTCCAAGGGCTGCGGCGCCAATATGCGTGTCGCGCCCGTCGGACTCGTACCCCGGCTCAGCGAGGGGCAGCGCGCGGGCGCGGCACAGCTCCAGGCCGCCCTCACCCACGGCCACCCCACGGCACTGGCCGCATCCGACCTCACGGCACGCGCGGTGTTCCTGCTCTCCCAGGGCACTGAACCGCTCGGACTGGTCGGCCGACTGCGCTCGTACGCGTACGAGAACCGCTCCCGCTACCACCACCGCTGGCTCGGCGACCTGTGGACCCGCGCCCATGACGCCACCCCCGAGGAATTCATCCGGCGCGGCTGGGACGAGTGCCTCGCCGTCCTGGAACGCCTGGCATCGGCGCTGCGCGAGCCGAACCCGGAGGTCGACCCGTGCATCGCCACCGGTGACGGCTGGATCGCCGAGGAAGCCCTCGCCACCGCCCTGCACTGCTTCCTCCTCTTCCCCGACCGACCGCTGGCGACGCTGCGCCGGGCCGCCTGCACCCGGGGCGACTCCGACTCGATCGCCTGTCTCGCAGGGGCATTCGCCGGAGCACATCTGGGGGCGGCCGCCTGGCCCAAGGAATGGGCGGAGCGCATCGAGTACCGAAGCGAACTGCTGACTCTGGGCGCGCTCTGGGATGCTTGA
- a CDS encoding pyridoxal-phosphate dependent enzyme produces MDRPLLHLRYPRLTATLPHVPLGRGPTPVRELTGLTRGVELWCKDESGYGSGGWGGNKVRKLEWILPDVRRRGARTVLTVGGIGTNWGLATALYGRDQGLDTALALIDQPVDEHVRAQLRRLRRSGAALHFTRTKSRTVAAAPWLFLRHARGGRLPYFLPAGGSAPVGTVGYVEAAFELAAQVTAGELPEPAYIVTAVGSGGTAAGLALGLRLAGLEHTRVVGVVVNDTLRLDAPAVASLARRTERLLHRRGADPAPVGLTPDDVTMVRDWLGPGYGHSTPEALTALRLAADRQSRLGLEPVYTAKALAALIALADEGRFGGGPVLFLQTHGPRDTD; encoded by the coding sequence ATGGACAGGCCGCTGCTGCACCTGCGCTATCCGCGGCTCACCGCCACACTCCCGCATGTACCGCTCGGCCGAGGACCGACGCCGGTACGCGAACTGACCGGGCTCACCCGCGGGGTGGAGCTGTGGTGCAAGGACGAGAGCGGATACGGCTCGGGCGGCTGGGGCGGCAACAAGGTCCGCAAGCTGGAGTGGATCCTTCCCGACGTACGCCGCCGAGGGGCACGCACCGTCCTCACCGTGGGCGGAATCGGCACGAACTGGGGTCTGGCGACGGCCCTCTACGGCCGGGACCAGGGCCTGGACACCGCGCTGGCCCTGATCGACCAGCCGGTGGACGAACATGTGCGGGCGCAGCTGCGGCGTCTTCGGCGCTCGGGCGCCGCCCTGCACTTCACCCGTACCAAGTCACGCACCGTCGCAGCGGCCCCCTGGCTGTTCCTGCGGCATGCGCGCGGCGGACGGTTGCCGTACTTCCTGCCCGCGGGCGGCTCGGCTCCGGTCGGCACCGTCGGCTATGTCGAGGCCGCCTTCGAGCTCGCGGCACAGGTGACCGCGGGTGAACTCCCCGAGCCCGCGTATATCGTCACCGCTGTCGGCTCGGGGGGCACCGCGGCGGGCCTCGCGCTCGGCCTACGGCTCGCGGGACTCGAGCACACCCGGGTCGTGGGTGTGGTCGTCAACGACACCCTGCGGCTCGACGCGCCCGCCGTCGCATCGCTCGCCCGGCGGACCGAACGGCTGCTGCACCGGAGGGGTGCTGACCCTGCGCCGGTCGGGCTCACCCCGGACGATGTCACCATGGTGCGGGACTGGCTGGGCCCCGGCTACGGCCACAGCACCCCGGAGGCACTGACCGCGCTGCGGCTCGCCGCCGACCGGCAGTCCCGGCTCGGGCTCGAACCCGTCTACACGGCGAAGGCGCTGGCCGCGCTGATCGCCCTGGCGGACGAGGGCCGGTTCGGCGGCGGGCCCGTGCTGTTCCTCCAGACCCATGGGCCCCGGGACACGGACTGA
- the scpB gene encoding SMC-Scp complex subunit ScpB, with protein MGRDTGAGPKADPAPDADGPEPPLKPALEAVLMVVDEPATEEHLAKVLERSRREVADALRELADEYTVQGRGFELRLVAGGWRYYTRPEHAAAVERFVLDGQQARLTQAALETLAVVAYRQPVSRSRVSAVRGVNCDGVMRTLLQRGLVEEAGAEPETGAILYRTTNHFLERMGLRGLDELPELAPFLPEAEAIEADTLEGVPSFDPDAPDADDDDTTTTEL; from the coding sequence ATGGGCCGGGACACCGGCGCGGGACCGAAGGCGGATCCGGCTCCGGACGCCGATGGCCCCGAGCCGCCTCTGAAGCCCGCCCTGGAGGCGGTCCTGATGGTGGTCGACGAGCCGGCCACCGAGGAACACCTGGCCAAAGTGCTGGAACGCTCCCGCAGGGAGGTCGCGGACGCCCTGCGGGAGCTCGCCGACGAGTACACCGTCCAGGGGCGGGGCTTCGAGCTGCGGCTGGTGGCGGGCGGCTGGCGCTACTACACCCGGCCGGAGCACGCCGCCGCGGTCGAGCGCTTCGTGCTCGACGGGCAGCAGGCGCGGCTGACCCAGGCCGCGCTGGAGACCCTCGCGGTGGTCGCCTACCGCCAGCCGGTGAGTCGGTCCCGTGTCTCGGCGGTGCGCGGAGTGAACTGCGACGGTGTGATGCGCACCCTGCTTCAGCGCGGTCTGGTGGAGGAGGCGGGCGCGGAACCCGAAACAGGTGCGATCCTGTACAGGACGACGAACCACTTCCTGGAGCGGATGGGCCTGCGCGGCCTGGACGAGCTCCCCGAGCTCGCGCCGTTCCTCCCGGAGGCGGAGGCGATCGAGGCCGACACCCTGGAAGGGGTTCCGTCGTTCGATCCGGATGCTCCGGACGCAGACGATGACGACACGACGACGACGGAACTTTGA
- a CDS encoding ParA family protein, whose translation MKMMDGQHVNATAGNESGRESTHFADYDEVPEGHFYDPDAEYEPDPEYAATLAPDAARQRRERIGPTGRPLPYFPIPGPLTDHGPAKIIAMCNQKGGVGKTTSTINLGAALAEYGRRVLLVDFDPQGALSVGLGVNPMELDLTVYNLLMERGMAADEVLLKTAVPNMDLLPSNIDLSAAEVQLVSEVARESTLQRALKPLLQDYDYIVIDCQPSLGLLTVNALTAAHKVIVPLECEFFALRGVALLTETIEKVQERLNPELELDGILATMYDSRTVHSREVLARVVEAFDDHVYHTVIGRTVRFPETTVAGEPITTYASNSVGAAAYRQLAREVLARCHAE comes from the coding sequence ATGAAGATGATGGACGGCCAACACGTGAACGCCACGGCCGGCAACGAGAGTGGCCGAGAGTCCACCCACTTCGCCGACTACGACGAGGTGCCCGAGGGGCACTTCTACGACCCAGACGCCGAATACGAGCCCGACCCCGAGTACGCGGCCACGCTCGCGCCCGACGCGGCCCGCCAGCGCCGTGAGCGGATCGGCCCCACCGGGCGGCCGCTGCCCTACTTCCCGATCCCGGGCCCGCTGACGGACCACGGCCCCGCGAAGATCATCGCGATGTGCAACCAGAAGGGCGGCGTCGGCAAGACGACGTCGACCATCAACCTGGGCGCGGCACTTGCGGAGTACGGACGGCGTGTCCTGCTCGTCGACTTCGACCCGCAGGGAGCCCTGTCGGTCGGTCTCGGCGTGAACCCGATGGAGCTCGACCTCACGGTCTACAACCTGCTCATGGAGCGGGGGATGGCCGCCGACGAGGTGCTGCTCAAGACAGCGGTGCCCAACATGGACCTGCTGCCGAGCAACATCGACCTCTCCGCCGCCGAAGTGCAGTTGGTGAGCGAGGTGGCCCGCGAGTCGACGCTCCAGCGCGCCCTGAAGCCGCTGCTGCAGGACTACGACTACATCGTCATCGACTGCCAGCCCTCGCTCGGCCTGCTCACGGTCAACGCCCTGACGGCAGCTCACAAGGTGATCGTGCCGCTGGAATGCGAGTTCTTCGCGCTTCGCGGTGTCGCGCTGCTGACGGAGACCATCGAGAAGGTGCAGGAGCGGCTCAACCCCGAGCTGGAGCTCGACGGTATCCTCGCCACGATGTACGACTCGCGCACGGTCCACAGTCGTGAGGTGCTGGCGCGTGTCGTCGAGGCATTTGACGACCACGTCTACCACACGGTCATCGGGCGCACGGTGCGGTTCCCGGAGACCACGGTCGCCGGCGAACCCATCACCACCTACGCCAGCAACTCGGTCGGTGCCGCCGCCTATCGCCAGCTCGCCAGGGAGGTGCTCGCCCGGTGTCACGCCGAGTGA
- a CDS encoding segregation/condensation protein A: MAPSDEPAAPAPHTPRRVLGRGPGASGAVRPVAPPEEEQPEPRPARSPEPDEPAAAAVSQGRALVGEAPGVTVDSSGAGAVAAVSGDGRQAAAQDETGQAGAVADESGTEAGGADEQRAEAADDGRFTVRLANFEGPFDLLLQLISKHKLDVTEVALSKVTDEFMAHIRAMGPDWDLDQTTEFLVVAATLLDLKAARLLPAAEVEDEADLALLEARDLLFARLLQYRAYKQIAEIFHERLEEEGRRHPRTVGLEDHHAELLPDVVISIGAEGFAKLAVKAMQPKPKPQIYVDHVHAPLVSVREQGELVVAMLRERGKATFRELTDGVEDTLTVVARFLALLELYRDKAVVLDQGDALGELIVTWAGGDSAAHVTDEFDRDPEIVGERA, encoded by the coding sequence ATGGCCCCATCCGACGAACCCGCCGCCCCCGCTCCGCACACCCCGCGCCGTGTGCTGGGCCGCGGCCCGGGTGCGTCCGGGGCGGTGCGACCGGTGGCACCGCCGGAGGAAGAGCAGCCGGAGCCGCGCCCGGCACGGTCGCCGGAGCCGGATGAGCCCGCCGCGGCGGCGGTGTCGCAGGGTAGGGCCCTGGTGGGTGAGGCTCCGGGGGTGACAGTGGACAGCTCAGGCGCCGGCGCCGTGGCAGCCGTTTCCGGTGATGGGCGGCAAGCTGCCGCGCAGGACGAAACCGGGCAGGCCGGGGCTGTGGCCGATGAGTCCGGGACCGAGGCCGGTGGGGCCGATGAGCAGCGGGCCGAGGCGGCTGACGACGGACGCTTCACCGTGCGCCTCGCCAATTTCGAAGGCCCCTTCGATCTGCTCCTCCAGCTGATCTCCAAGCACAAGCTGGATGTGACCGAGGTCGCCCTGTCCAAGGTCACCGACGAGTTCATGGCCCATATCCGAGCCATGGGACCGGACTGGGACCTCGACCAGACCACCGAGTTCCTCGTGGTCGCCGCGACCCTGCTCGATCTGAAGGCGGCCCGGCTGCTGCCCGCGGCCGAGGTCGAGGACGAGGCCGACCTGGCCCTGCTGGAGGCCCGCGACCTGCTGTTCGCACGGCTGCTGCAGTACCGCGCCTACAAGCAGATCGCGGAGATCTTCCACGAGCGGCTGGAGGAGGAGGGCAGACGCCATCCCCGGACGGTGGGCCTTGAGGACCATCATGCCGAACTACTCCCCGACGTCGTGATCAGCATCGGCGCGGAAGGCTTCGCCAAGCTGGCCGTCAAGGCGATGCAGCCCAAGCCGAAGCCCCAGATCTACGTGGACCACGTCCACGCGCCGCTGGTGAGCGTGCGGGAGCAGGGCGAGCTGGTGGTGGCCATGCTGAGGGAGCGCGGAAAGGCCACGTTCCGCGAGCTGACGGACGGTGTCGAGGACACCCTCACCGTGGTCGCCCGCTTCCTCGCGCTGCTGGAGCTCTATCGTGACAAGGCCGTCGTCCTGGACCAGGGGGACGCCCTGGGGGAGCTCATCGTCACCTGGGCGGGTGGTGACTCCGCCGCACATGTCACCGACGAGTTCGACCGCGATCCCGAGATCGTGGGGGAGAGGGCGTGA
- a CDS encoding pseudouridine synthase: MRSSGRNSSGRGDYRGAGGGPSRSSAGGGRDDKKKRAGKPRPEERRYDVGGSSASEGPRKGRGTAARGGAKGGPKQSPQRGGGRTTPARSREYEARTEERNRARYADKPQIKPPKTFPGAEQEGERLQKVLARAGYGSRRACEELIEDARVEVNGSIVVEQGLRVDPEKDEIKVDGLTVATQSYQFFALNKPAGVVSTMEDPDGRQCLGDYVTNRETRLFHVGRLDTETEGIILLTNHGELAHRLTHPKYGVKKTYVAAIQGPLPREVGKRLKDGIQLEDGYARADHFRVVEQIGKNYLVEVTLHEGRKHIVRRMLAEAGFPVDKLVRTAFGPIALGDQKSGWLRRLTNTEVGMLMKEVGL, translated from the coding sequence ATGCGAAGCAGCGGCAGGAACAGCAGCGGACGCGGTGACTACCGGGGGGCGGGCGGAGGCCCCTCCCGGTCGAGTGCCGGGGGAGGGCGCGACGACAAGAAGAAGCGCGCGGGCAAGCCCCGTCCCGAGGAGCGCCGCTACGACGTCGGCGGGTCGTCCGCGTCCGAAGGCCCCCGCAAGGGCCGCGGCACGGCCGCGAGGGGCGGCGCCAAGGGCGGCCCCAAGCAGTCCCCGCAGCGCGGTGGCGGCCGCACCACCCCGGCTCGTTCCCGTGAGTACGAGGCGCGTACGGAGGAGCGCAACCGCGCGCGCTACGCGGACAAGCCGCAGATCAAGCCTCCCAAGACCTTCCCGGGAGCCGAGCAGGAGGGCGAGCGCCTCCAGAAGGTGCTGGCGCGGGCAGGCTACGGCTCGCGGCGCGCCTGCGAGGAGCTGATCGAGGACGCCCGGGTCGAGGTCAACGGCTCCATCGTGGTCGAGCAGGGTCTCCGGGTCGATCCGGAGAAGGACGAGATCAAGGTCGACGGGCTGACGGTCGCGACGCAGTCGTACCAGTTCTTCGCGCTCAACAAGCCCGCCGGTGTCGTCTCCACCATGGAGGACCCGGACGGCCGCCAGTGTCTCGGTGACTACGTCACCAACCGAGAGACCCGGCTCTTCCACGTCGGCCGGCTCGACACCGAGACCGAGGGCATCATCCTGCTCACCAACCACGGCGAGCTGGCCCACCGCCTCACCCACCCCAAGTACGGGGTCAAGAAGACCTATGTCGCGGCCATCCAGGGTCCTCTGCCGCGCGAGGTGGGCAAGCGGCTCAAGGACGGCATCCAGCTCGAAGACGGCTACGCCCGTGCCGACCACTTCCGGGTCGTCGAGCAGATCGGCAAGAACTACCTGGTCGAGGTCACCCTTCACGAGGGCCGCAAGCACATCGTGCGCCGCATGCTCGCCGAGGCGGGCTTCCCGGTCGACAAGCTGGTGCGCACGGCGTTCGGGCCGATCGCGCTGGGCGACCAGAAGTCGGGCTGGCTGCGCAGGCTGACCAACACCGAGGTCGGCATGCTGATGAAGGAAGTCGGCCTCTGA